The Candidatus Baltobacteraceae bacterium genome includes a window with the following:
- a CDS encoding type II toxin-antitoxin system PemK/MazF family toxin → MATSDSAPWSIVRVPFPYTDRPVRQHRPALVIASTGAHALLWVLMITSAENRGWSEDVLISDHKRAGLPVPSLVRCAKIATIDAQDAERIGMLPNADRRKVARIVQRILAPQLA, encoded by the coding sequence ATGGCGACCTCTGACTCTGCGCCGTGGAGCATCGTTCGCGTTCCGTTTCCGTACACCGATCGGCCAGTGCGGCAGCACCGCCCGGCTCTTGTGATCGCGTCGACAGGCGCACACGCCCTACTTTGGGTGCTAATGATCACCAGCGCTGAGAACCGCGGCTGGTCCGAAGACGTGCTCATTTCAGATCACAAACGCGCAGGACTTCCCGTTCCCTCGCTCGTGCGGTGCGCGAAGATTGCAACGATCGATGCACAGGATGCAGAGCGTATCGGAATGCTCCCGAATGCTGACCGGAGAAAAGTCGCGCGCATCGTGCAACGCATCCTTGCACCGCAACTCGCGTAG
- a CDS encoding asparaginase, with protein MGRLWRFLTLDTIPTSTDGIRSTNPLRVRVTRGGSVESVHLVSFCIVDATGVVLKHQGEIESPVFLRSAAKPLIATALIRAGATKTAGLTSQEIAIASGSHWGQALHLECIEGLLARNGLSESALLCGATAPKDEAAAHRIIRAGSSFLPIHNNCSGQHAALACFASTFPDEVPYIESSHPIHAALDRIIQRIFRLDVDAAPKGVDGCGLPTLAFSLRDTARAFALFSHPSAFRSEDAEAIETVTHAMTEHPEYVGGGGSFDTALMRASPDILSKSGAEAFYSATVMSKHCGIAVKVHDGSPRALPVAIRSILEWLGACDERTSRAIEPFLGPIRNASGAAVGNYEVLASD; from the coding sequence GTGGGCCGCCTCTGGAGATTCTTGACACTGGACACCATCCCCACGAGCACGGACGGAATACGATCTACAAACCCCCTGCGCGTTCGAGTGACACGTGGCGGGAGCGTGGAGTCCGTTCACCTCGTCTCGTTTTGTATTGTCGACGCGACGGGTGTCGTACTCAAACACCAGGGAGAGATCGAATCCCCTGTTTTCCTTCGGTCTGCAGCGAAGCCGCTTATTGCAACAGCACTCATTCGGGCAGGCGCAACAAAAACGGCCGGCTTGACCTCTCAAGAGATCGCGATCGCAAGCGGATCGCACTGGGGTCAGGCGCTTCACCTTGAGTGCATTGAGGGACTACTTGCGCGAAATGGCCTAAGCGAAAGCGCGCTACTGTGCGGAGCGACGGCTCCGAAAGACGAAGCAGCAGCTCATCGAATCATTCGAGCGGGAAGCAGCTTTCTTCCAATACATAACAATTGCTCCGGGCAGCACGCGGCTCTCGCCTGTTTTGCGTCAACGTTTCCCGACGAAGTACCCTACATAGAATCCTCGCACCCAATCCACGCAGCACTCGATCGAATTATTCAGCGGATCTTTCGCCTAGACGTCGATGCCGCGCCAAAGGGGGTTGATGGTTGTGGGCTTCCGACCCTCGCATTCTCGCTGCGCGACACAGCCCGTGCCTTCGCACTCTTCTCGCATCCAAGCGCATTTCGATCGGAAGATGCCGAAGCGATTGAAACAGTTACGCATGCAATGACGGAACATCCTGAGTACGTCGGCGGCGGCGGATCCTTCGATACCGCCCTCATGCGCGCCAGCCCTGACATCCTCTCAAAGTCGGGCGCCGAAGCCTTCTACAGCGCGACCGTCATGTCAAAGCATTGCGGAATTGCCGTGAAGGTGCACGACGGCTCGCCACGCGCCTTACCCGTTGCGATTCGCTCGATCCTCGAGTGGCTCGGTGCCTGCGACGAACGCACAAGCCGGGCGATCGAACCGTTCCTTGGTCCGATACGAAACGCTTCGGGAGCCGCAGTTGGAAACTACGAAGTCTTAGCTTCGGACTGA
- a CDS encoding NADPH-dependent assimilatory sulfite reductase hemoprotein subunit, with protein sequence MSDHLLDLGSGAGSKVESVKAGSAFLRGTIAEQLLSDSPNLPEADAQLLKFHGSYQQEDRDQRRARRDEGTGKAYQFMIRTRVPGGVLSAAQYLAEDALADKYGNGTLRITTRQGFQHHGVLKGDLRSAIAEINSADLTTLAACGDVNRNVMTCPAPIRTEADEAIVGVAQAIARHLTPTTRGYREIWVDGERVEQAAPDVEPIYGSTYLPRKFKIGIARPNDNCVDVYTQDIGLVANVEAERLVGFTILVGGGMGMTHGKAATYPRLGTPLCFAVPDDVLKIVEAIVTTYRDWGDRNNRKHARLKYVVEERGIAWFRTEVQRRSDLPLRAPRPVRLDNVDDHLGWQPQPNGRWCFGLFVENGRIKDDETSTLRKALRTAIDRFQPGVHLTAQQNILLTDIHVSDVPEVTRLFESCRVAVDPQKLGTHRHAMACPALPTCGLALTDAERVLPDVVAEIDAELEQLGLDDRPLSIRMTGCPNGCARPYMGDVGFVGRSKDLYDIFLGGDWANTRLNWIFATGVRLNELASTVAPLLRRWQQEGEGEESFGDFCHRLGREALAGAAVAS encoded by the coding sequence ATGAGTGATCATCTGCTCGACCTCGGCTCCGGTGCCGGCAGCAAAGTCGAATCGGTCAAGGCCGGCAGCGCATTCTTGCGCGGCACGATCGCAGAGCAACTCCTCAGCGATAGCCCTAACCTTCCGGAGGCCGACGCGCAGCTCCTCAAGTTTCATGGAAGCTATCAGCAAGAGGATCGCGACCAGCGCCGAGCGCGTCGCGACGAGGGTACGGGCAAAGCGTATCAGTTCATGATCCGCACGCGGGTGCCCGGCGGTGTGTTGTCCGCGGCGCAATACTTGGCCGAAGACGCACTCGCGGACAAGTACGGAAATGGCACACTTCGCATTACGACGCGGCAGGGATTTCAGCATCATGGCGTCCTCAAGGGAGACTTGCGCAGTGCGATCGCGGAGATCAATTCCGCCGATCTGACGACGCTTGCAGCCTGCGGGGACGTGAATCGCAACGTCATGACATGCCCAGCGCCCATCCGGACGGAAGCCGATGAGGCGATCGTGGGCGTCGCGCAGGCAATCGCGCGCCACCTAACCCCTACAACGCGCGGATACCGCGAGATCTGGGTCGACGGTGAACGCGTCGAGCAAGCGGCGCCTGACGTCGAACCGATTTACGGCTCGACGTATCTACCGCGCAAATTCAAGATCGGCATTGCGCGCCCAAATGACAACTGCGTCGACGTCTACACGCAAGACATCGGCCTGGTCGCAAATGTCGAGGCTGAACGTCTCGTCGGCTTCACGATACTCGTTGGCGGCGGCATGGGCATGACGCATGGCAAAGCGGCGACCTATCCTCGGCTCGGTACGCCGCTCTGCTTTGCCGTCCCGGACGACGTGCTCAAGATCGTCGAGGCCATTGTCACGACGTATCGGGACTGGGGCGATCGCAACAACCGTAAGCACGCGCGTCTCAAATACGTCGTTGAGGAACGCGGCATCGCGTGGTTCCGTACGGAAGTGCAACGTCGAAGCGACCTACCGCTACGCGCCCCGCGACCCGTTCGTTTAGACAATGTCGACGATCACCTTGGCTGGCAGCCGCAGCCAAACGGGCGTTGGTGCTTCGGTCTATTCGTCGAGAACGGCCGCATCAAAGACGACGAAACGTCGACATTGCGGAAAGCACTTCGCACCGCCATCGACCGCTTCCAGCCCGGGGTGCACCTCACGGCACAGCAGAATATCTTGCTGACCGATATTCACGTCTCCGATGTACCTGAAGTGACGCGGCTCTTCGAATCGTGTCGCGTCGCCGTCGATCCGCAAAAGCTCGGAACGCACCGGCACGCCATGGCGTGCCCCGCACTACCGACCTGCGGCTTGGCGCTGACCGATGCCGAGCGCGTGCTCCCCGATGTCGTTGCTGAGATCGACGCCGAACTCGAACAACTTGGTCTCGACGATCGGCCGCTCAGTATTCGCATGACGGGATGCCCGAACGGTTGCGCTCGCCCGTACATGGGCGATGTCGGTTTCGTCGGACGCTCGAAAGACCTTTACGACATCTTCCTCGGTGGCGATTGGGCAAATACGCGTCTAAACTGGATATTCGCGACAGGCGTTCGCCTGAATGAACTTGCGTCGACCGTCGCGCCGCTCTTACGGCGTTGGCAGCAAGAAGGCGAGGGCGAGGAGAGCTTCGGCGATTTTTGCCATCGCCTTGGACGTGAGGCACTCGCCGGCGCAGCGGTGGCGAGCTGA
- a CDS encoding TonB-dependent receptor, whose protein sequence is MLLASTQAQAQIAPGVTQSAAHTANLSGTVTKADGTPVSGADVKLHGPAILSAKTDDRGTFTLTSVPWGIYQISVTSGLGTATRSDVAISGDINVSIQYAQRSDLRTIANVSTGGAGAHINVTSSSITSVTPSEYAFQGNGTWTQLFAQVPGVAPSGYTYGGDATTMSTQGSPQTPVVLSLNGALPYETSTTLDGMPLQGTTFAVLGAAVGGGFDLSSLPINAFDTADIVRGPGANAPSIVDSIGGSFVLHGPGLVNASHFEFNASNDPYGGIISNAKAQFRVGRLAATLIYGVNDSPGPLGTKSVLTTSFASPATIGGQPVNQPTTGENANGQGITNCYCTFSNTLLYKGPPLQSSTAWTAHNGAADLAYEIAPSVTVEMFYAAGTSIVNDLAGNYPLNFAPSVAVPPYSGSLAASPGMATNYSLLTAQASQPIEEATSLLEEKLTAYIGSGVLRIAALQNNTYNSLNYYDTAPNGTYQVWGTANVGTPGTTTAYNGTSQALTFSPLTIDSHAWTNNRDLLGSYAIELGPKSSAGVSYTQSYYNAPNYLTIDYGGGPLPAISQSTAVSETTRETRLHVDTALSKLALDASWYFANGSFHVPSPITAGAFSNLSFPYSAPRLGAVWSASSDIAIRASAGGGYALPTLTNVTGSPPAYEAPEYLQTIPNPNIKPEESFGFDVGADTRIQRNTVVSLDLYRTNLYGQFFTSTTSSTFQGSPLYITQFGNLGTSRMEGINLDAKRDVTSGYYWRGTLGFTRGYALSLPAGVYNNPSIPCTNCTNQGLIPGPNFNSASGFLATVPYTSASAQLGYKWSLGKYVDLSATYYGNNNIYNTPTAFVGWDAHAGYALKKNVSLVLSFTNITGAYDQPIENYNPSRAVPVIPGANGYYQGAIFASPYQARSLTLNVAIKE, encoded by the coding sequence ATGTTGCTTGCGTCGACGCAAGCGCAAGCACAGATTGCTCCGGGAGTCACGCAATCGGCTGCGCACACCGCCAATCTTAGTGGGACGGTTACAAAGGCCGATGGTACTCCCGTCTCCGGCGCCGATGTAAAATTACACGGCCCGGCGATTCTATCTGCAAAGACGGACGATCGTGGAACGTTCACTCTGACAAGCGTGCCATGGGGAATCTATCAGATCTCGGTGACGTCGGGTCTGGGCACAGCTACGCGCAGCGATGTCGCGATCAGTGGCGATATCAACGTCTCTATACAGTACGCGCAGCGAAGTGATCTTCGCACCATTGCGAATGTTTCAACCGGGGGAGCCGGTGCTCATATCAATGTGACGTCCTCGAGTATAACCTCGGTGACGCCAAGCGAATACGCATTTCAGGGAAACGGTACGTGGACACAGCTTTTTGCACAGGTTCCCGGCGTGGCGCCTTCCGGTTATACGTACGGCGGTGATGCCACCACGATGAGCACGCAGGGATCGCCGCAGACTCCCGTCGTGCTTTCACTAAACGGAGCCCTGCCCTACGAGACGTCGACAACGCTCGATGGTATGCCCCTCCAAGGGACCACTTTCGCTGTGCTTGGAGCTGCAGTCGGCGGCGGCTTCGATTTGAGCAGTCTGCCAATCAATGCGTTCGACACAGCAGACATTGTCCGAGGTCCGGGAGCAAACGCCCCGAGTATTGTTGACTCGATCGGCGGAAGCTTCGTGCTGCACGGGCCTGGATTGGTCAATGCAAGCCACTTCGAGTTTAACGCCAGCAATGATCCTTATGGGGGCATTATTTCGAACGCGAAGGCGCAGTTTCGTGTCGGACGTCTAGCCGCTACTCTTATCTACGGTGTCAATGACAGCCCTGGTCCTCTTGGCACTAAGAGCGTGCTCACGACGTCCTTTGCCTCGCCGGCAACGATCGGTGGGCAGCCCGTTAATCAGCCAACTACTGGCGAGAACGCTAATGGGCAAGGCATTACAAACTGTTATTGTACCTTTAGTAACACGCTTCTCTACAAGGGGCCCCCTTTGCAGTCATCGACTGCGTGGACAGCCCACAATGGTGCGGCCGATCTTGCATATGAGATCGCTCCATCCGTGACCGTAGAGATGTTCTATGCGGCAGGAACGTCGATCGTTAACGATCTGGCTGGCAACTACCCGCTCAATTTTGCGCCGTCAGTCGCCGTGCCGCCTTATAGCGGCAGCTTAGCAGCGAGTCCCGGCATGGCTACAAATTACTCGCTGTTGACAGCACAGGCGTCTCAGCCCATAGAAGAAGCGACCAGTCTCCTCGAGGAGAAGCTTACGGCGTATATCGGCAGCGGCGTCCTACGCATCGCAGCGTTGCAGAACAACACGTACAATTCTCTGAACTACTACGATACCGCGCCGAACGGAACATATCAGGTGTGGGGTACGGCTAATGTCGGTACCCCCGGCACTACGACGGCGTATAACGGCACAAGCCAAGCTCTCACCTTTTCGCCGCTCACAATCGATTCTCACGCCTGGACAAATAACCGTGATCTACTCGGGAGTTACGCGATAGAGCTCGGCCCAAAGTCTAGCGCAGGAGTGTCATACACGCAGTCGTACTATAACGCCCCAAATTATCTAACCATCGATTATGGTGGCGGTCCTTTGCCGGCAATCAGTCAGTCGACCGCGGTGTCGGAGACGACGCGGGAGACGCGTCTGCACGTTGACACCGCGCTAAGCAAGTTAGCCCTTGATGCGTCATGGTACTTCGCAAACGGCTCGTTCCACGTCCCCTCTCCAATTACGGCGGGAGCATTTTCAAACCTATCATTCCCGTACAGTGCGCCGCGACTGGGGGCTGTTTGGTCCGCAAGTAGCGACATCGCAATTCGAGCTTCGGCCGGCGGCGGGTACGCACTACCAACGCTCACCAACGTGACGGGGTCGCCACCGGCGTATGAAGCGCCGGAGTACTTGCAAACGATTCCAAATCCGAATATCAAACCCGAAGAATCGTTTGGATTCGACGTGGGAGCTGACACGCGCATTCAACGGAATACCGTCGTTTCGCTTGACCTTTATCGTACCAATCTTTATGGCCAGTTCTTCACATCGACAACGTCCTCAACGTTCCAAGGTTCACCTCTGTACATAACGCAGTTTGGGAACCTGGGGACGAGTCGTATGGAAGGCATCAACCTTGATGCGAAACGTGATGTCACATCGGGATATTACTGGCGGGGAACCCTGGGTTTCACGCGCGGATACGCGCTTAGTTTGCCTGCGGGCGTCTACAACAACCCGAGCATTCCATGCACGAATTGCACAAACCAAGGTCTGATCCCAGGGCCGAACTTTAACTCCGCCTCCGGCTTTCTCGCGACGGTGCCTTACACAAGTGCCTCTGCACAATTGGGCTACAAGTGGTCGCTAGGGAAGTATGTCGACTTATCGGCGACATACTATGGAAACAACAATATTTACAACACGCCGACCGCATTTGTCGGATGGGATGCCCACGCTGGATATGCGCTCAAAAAGAACGTCTCCCTGGTACTGAGCTTCACAAACATTACCGGCGCCTACGATCAACCAATTGAGAACTACAATCCCTCCCGAGCGGTTCCCGTTATTCCGGGGGCCAACGGATACTATCAAGGCGCGATCTTCGCCTCGCCTTATCAAGCGCGATCGTTAACCTTGAACGTCGCAATCAAAGAATGA
- a CDS encoding helix-turn-helix domain-containing protein: protein MRSDLTTMSQREITRLQAMQRLESGHLKQHDVAVQLGLTTRQVKRLWRAYRREDADGLVSKRRGKPGNHRTNPALLQQAL from the coding sequence ATGAGGAGCGACTTAACGACCATGAGCCAGCGCGAGATTACGCGGCTGCAAGCGATGCAACGGCTTGAGAGCGGTCATCTGAAGCAACACGACGTCGCTGTGCAACTTGGACTCACGACACGTCAGGTCAAGCGACTTTGGCGCGCATACCGACGCGAAGACGCAGACGGACTCGTCTCCAAAAGACGCGGCAAACCCGGCAACCATCGCACCAATCCGGCGTTGTTGCAGCAAGCTCTCTAG
- a CDS encoding AAA family ATPase has product MPTTVSSPISCRELIGRDTELRALQAAFGGVLAGAGCSVVVSGEAGIGKTRLVNAFREAVLEHDPAVYVGQCYDSVSGAYVPFDDLLEDLRKRPARAETSTSAERPGGDSKIRYFRTVADALRKRSARRPVILIIEDIQWADRATVELFAYLANNLRQAPVMLLTTMRQDAFDSRDVLAILAGLHRAGAIEIDLAGLEREKTRELIHRALQGHRMPSVELRRQIEEMSEGNPLYAEEMLRSAVDRLDDPEAPVRIPLTISAVVAQRLRAFEEAEIEMLRFAAVIGRRFNAIFLSKVTGAAYSDVLGILQKARAHQLIEELPGQPVPYVFRHTLIREALYAQLLTPVAHGMHDRVASVLEAEGEGSAAELAHHWDKAGRDDKAVVYHERAGDSAVDLVACHDAAGFYRKALAAHPQGTSRARLYEKLGLALSIEGSFDEAGLCLNAAANEYRNLGDFDAVANVLLHIARQRWEESNTTESLHASQEAATLPLGSNSERILARARITHARFLITLADATAAAETLKLASGSLEDLDAPWQAQYYEVLGETLAALDDVEGFLSAFEEATRLANEAGNVDGLVRIENAYALSAVDLGLTDTAVAAHRRALSASGHANLIWRDAYTRLGAAGTSFLCGDLQRSRDLIRGALGQGLESSTLRTRAAAVGLRVAVLLDDKELIRDLSDVRAVEEAFRSGEPQRIGSVAAAFSLLYREQGKIDEATDLLRKALSRIDRLHRCWDFALEVAAFGDIADADALMRLINGRRSEANKAAAAFQNICAAYIEKRKGQAALSMTLAKAAAEGFKHLRWPTYEALAHELAGEPEEALALNLTIGSLKSARRQEKALMASREGEHVALTARQAQVAELVAEGCTNREIGKRLFISEHTVENHLAVMYERLGVRSRSQLAAYFSRTGQSEAKTS; this is encoded by the coding sequence ATGCCAACGACGGTTTCGTCACCAATTTCCTGTCGCGAGCTCATTGGGCGCGATACGGAATTGCGTGCGCTGCAGGCCGCGTTTGGAGGCGTGCTCGCTGGCGCGGGTTGCTCCGTCGTCGTGAGCGGCGAAGCCGGCATTGGGAAGACGCGTCTCGTCAATGCATTCCGTGAAGCCGTCCTGGAGCACGATCCCGCCGTCTACGTTGGTCAATGCTACGACAGTGTCAGCGGTGCGTACGTTCCGTTTGATGATCTCCTCGAGGATCTCCGCAAGCGCCCCGCTCGCGCCGAGACGTCGACCAGTGCCGAGCGACCCGGCGGGGATAGCAAGATCCGCTATTTTCGAACAGTCGCGGATGCGCTTCGGAAGAGAAGCGCACGTCGTCCGGTTATTTTGATAATCGAAGACATTCAGTGGGCTGATCGCGCGACTGTGGAACTGTTTGCATATCTCGCGAACAATCTGCGTCAAGCGCCGGTCATGCTGCTTACGACGATGCGGCAGGATGCGTTCGACTCGCGTGACGTTCTCGCGATTTTGGCTGGACTGCACCGTGCCGGCGCAATCGAAATCGATCTGGCAGGATTAGAGCGCGAAAAGACCCGCGAGCTGATCCATCGGGCCCTTCAAGGTCATCGTATGCCGTCGGTCGAGCTGCGGCGTCAAATTGAAGAGATGTCCGAAGGGAATCCGCTTTACGCCGAAGAGATGTTGCGCTCCGCGGTCGATCGACTCGACGATCCCGAGGCACCGGTACGGATTCCGCTAACAATCTCTGCCGTCGTCGCGCAACGATTGCGCGCATTCGAGGAAGCGGAAATCGAAATGTTGCGGTTTGCGGCCGTCATCGGTCGACGCTTCAACGCGATCTTTCTCTCAAAGGTGACAGGCGCTGCCTACAGCGACGTTCTCGGCATCCTCCAAAAGGCGCGCGCGCATCAACTCATCGAGGAGCTTCCGGGGCAACCGGTCCCCTACGTATTCCGCCATACGCTGATCCGCGAAGCACTGTACGCGCAACTGCTAACACCTGTAGCACACGGCATGCACGACCGTGTTGCAAGCGTTCTCGAGGCCGAAGGTGAGGGAAGTGCAGCTGAGCTGGCTCACCATTGGGATAAAGCCGGAAGAGACGACAAGGCGGTCGTCTACCACGAGCGTGCCGGCGATTCGGCGGTTGACCTCGTTGCGTGTCATGACGCCGCGGGCTTCTATCGTAAGGCCCTCGCGGCGCATCCCCAGGGCACGAGTCGAGCTCGCCTCTACGAAAAGCTCGGACTCGCTCTCAGTATTGAAGGGTCATTTGACGAGGCTGGACTCTGCCTCAACGCAGCTGCCAACGAGTACCGCAACCTCGGCGATTTTGACGCAGTGGCAAATGTGCTCTTGCACATCGCCCGCCAACGTTGGGAAGAATCAAACACGACGGAAAGCTTGCATGCCTCGCAAGAAGCAGCCACGCTTCCTCTGGGTTCGAATTCTGAAAGAATTCTTGCTCGCGCTCGAATCACGCATGCTCGCTTTTTGATCACGCTTGCGGACGCAACCGCCGCAGCCGAGACGTTAAAGCTCGCTTCGGGGAGTTTGGAAGACCTCGACGCGCCGTGGCAGGCACAATATTACGAGGTGCTCGGAGAGACACTCGCCGCTCTCGACGATGTCGAAGGTTTCCTATCGGCCTTTGAGGAGGCGACACGGCTCGCCAACGAAGCCGGCAACGTCGACGGTCTCGTACGGATCGAAAACGCCTACGCTCTCAGCGCTGTCGATTTGGGATTAACTGATACGGCAGTCGCTGCCCATCGACGAGCACTTTCCGCTTCCGGTCACGCGAATCTGATTTGGCGTGATGCTTATACGCGTCTCGGGGCCGCGGGGACGTCCTTTTTGTGTGGTGACCTTCAACGATCGCGCGACTTGATTCGAGGCGCGCTTGGTCAAGGGCTCGAGAGTTCGACGCTTCGGACGCGCGCAGCGGCAGTCGGATTGCGCGTTGCTGTTCTCCTCGACGACAAGGAACTTATTCGGGATCTCAGCGATGTTCGTGCCGTCGAGGAAGCGTTTCGGTCGGGTGAACCGCAGCGTATCGGAAGCGTCGCGGCAGCATTCAGCCTGTTGTATCGGGAGCAGGGAAAAATCGACGAGGCCACTGATCTTTTGCGAAAAGCACTGAGTCGGATCGATCGGCTTCATCGGTGTTGGGACTTTGCTCTCGAAGTCGCAGCATTCGGAGACATTGCTGACGCGGACGCCTTAATGAGGCTCATTAATGGGCGTCGATCCGAGGCAAATAAAGCCGCGGCGGCCTTCCAAAACATCTGCGCGGCCTACATTGAGAAGCGAAAGGGTCAAGCGGCTTTGTCGATGACCCTCGCGAAGGCGGCGGCCGAAGGATTTAAGCATTTGCGCTGGCCGACGTACGAAGCGCTTGCACACGAGCTCGCCGGCGAACCTGAAGAAGCGCTCGCGCTCAATCTCACGATTGGAAGCTTGAAGTCAGCGCGGCGGCAAGAGAAAGCGCTGATGGCGAGCCGTGAAGGTGAGCACGTTGCGCTTACGGCGCGCCAGGCGCAGGTCGCCGAACTCGTTGCCGAGGGATGCACGAATCGCGAGATCGGCAAACGCCTATTCATTAGCGAGCATACTGTTGAGAACCACCTCGCCGTGATGTACGAGCGCCTTGGCGTACGATCGCGTTCGCAACTGGCAGCCTATTTCAGCCGAACAGGTCAGTCCGAAGCTAAGACTTCGTAG
- a CDS encoding type II toxin-antitoxin system PrlF family antitoxin: MITSKLTSKAQTTIPQPVRAALRVASGDELAYTIDGNRVILTKAAHQNLADNPFATFGEWASDNDRRAYGDL; this comes from the coding sequence ATGATCACGAGCAAGCTCACGAGCAAGGCGCAGACAACAATTCCGCAACCTGTCCGCGCCGCATTGCGCGTTGCAAGCGGCGACGAACTGGCCTACACGATCGATGGCAACCGCGTCATTCTAACCAAGGCGGCGCACCAGAACCTCGCCGATAATCCGTTCGCGACATTCGGCGAATGGGCGTCCGACAACGACCGTCGAGCCTATGGCGACCTCTGA